The Candidatus Poribacteria bacterium genome segment GATGATCCGGACGGCTACGAAATTGAGCTGCTGGAACGTAAGGAGGCATAAACCAACCATGAAGATTGGATGTGCCGCCTATTCATTTCGCCAGTATTTGACAAGCGGTGAAATGAGCCTTGAGGGTTTTCTACAGAAGGCGGTCGAAATGGACGTGGACGGCGTCGAGTTGACCGCTTACTATTTCCCGTCAACGGACGATGCTTATTTGTACACCCTGAAACGTCAATGCTACCTGCTAGGGTTACAGGTTTCGGCAGCGGCTGTTGGAAATCGCTTCACAGACCCTGACCCCGGTGAACGGTCCGCACAGGTTGAGTCTGTCAAGAATTGGGTTGATGTCTCCGTTAAACTTGGGGCACCCTGCCTGCGTGTGTTTGCGGGAGGAACGCCTGAAGGACATAGTGAGGCGGAAGCTCGCCAATGGACAATTGACGGTTTGAAGGAGTGTGCTGAATACGCTGCGCCGCGTGGCGTTTTGCTAGCGCTGGAAAATCACGGAGGGATAACGTCTACAGCAGATCAGGTTATCGATCTGATTACGTCAGTTGACTCGGAGTGGGTCGGCGTGAATTTGGATACGGGCAACTTCCGTCAAGACCCCTACGGCTCGCTAGCGCGTGTCGCCCCTTACGCTGTAACCGCCCATGCAAAGACAGAGATTCCAAGGGGAAGCGATGGCAAGGAGGAAGCAGACTTTTCCAAAATCGTTGGGATGCTCAAAACACAGGGGTACAAAGGGTATCTGTCTATCGAATATGAAGCCGCCGAGGATGCAATGACTGCTGTTCCTCGTTTTGCCCAAATGTTGAATTCTCTAATTTAGACAGTTTGGGCGATCTCACCTCGCCCTTTACGACTCAACAACTTTTCCTGAATTGCTTTGCCTGCATATGTTATATTGCGGGGAAAATGTGGAAATGTAAAAGAACAAGGAGGATACCGATGGCTACCAATCAAACGAGAGTTGGACTCGCCCGAACCGGCGAGCGACGCCAAAATGTCTTCACCGCTCTGGATCTCGTGCGCGACGATATCACATCAAAGTTGCGCGAGCAGGTGATGTTGAAGCCGAATTTCCTTTCCAGTACAAATCAACTCGCCTCGACACACGTTGACGCAATCCGTGGTGCAATGGACTTCTTGTTGACTGTGCCGGAGCCACCCCAAGAGATTATCATCGCAGAAGGTGCCAACCAAGCGTTTTCGGGAGAGGCTTTCGAGAATTTCGGTTACAAATCTTTGCTCGACGAGTATACCATTCCGATTCGGTTGGTAGACCTGCATCAAGATGAGGGTTGGGAAGATACGCCTGTCGTTCTTGCCGATCGCAGCGAAGTGCCCGTGCGGATGCCTAAGACCGTGCTCGATTGTCCGTGCACAATTTCTGTTGCGGTTGCAAAAACGCATGATGTCGATGTGGTAACGCTTGCCCTCAAAAACATGATTATGGGAACGCTCCATCTCTCAGATCGCATCAAAATGCACGGTTACCATAGCCACGCCGATCGGGAATTGCCGCGTGAGGCGCAAACCTTGAACATCAATTTGATTCGCCTCTCCCGTCATCTCTGTCCGGATATCGCTGTGATCGACGGCACCCTTGGCTTGCAGGGGAACGGTCCGGGCGGTACAGATTCGATTCCGCTCGGAATTGCTGTTGCCAGTGCTGATGTGTTTGCTGCGGACGCTGTAACCACAAAGGCGATGGGATTTGAACCGTTGGAGATCGGTCTGTTCCATTATGCCAATGAGATGGGTTACGGGGTCGCAGATCTTGAACAGATTGATGTGTTAGGTACACCTGTTGATGAGGTGATAAAGCCGTTCAAGCCACACGAAACAGCACACCTACAATTCCAATGGCAGGAAGCCGATGCGGCACGTTACCTAAATATCGGCTAGTAGGCGATTATGCATCGGTTTAGATTTGACAGACCAGTACGCCATTAGCATAGCTCAAGTTGCTAGTCGTTGAAAATCCATTGATTTTCTGTTTAGGTTGATAGGTTTGGTCTTTCGCTCCGGAGGAGCGCAATGTGTATAACAGACCATAACTTAGGTTAACATGGCACAACTATGCCCGAAACTGTATGGCGTACAGGTCTGCCGCTGCCATAACAAAGCGGAGACGAACCGCCCTGCCTGCCAGCGAACCAACATCGCTGCCGTTCTCCCATCTGACGACCCGCTCAATTTCATCCCCAAAAATCTCAACACACTCAGCTAACCGATACCCATCAATTGGCT includes the following:
- a CDS encoding sugar phosphate isomerase/epimerase, whose product is MKIGCAAYSFRQYLTSGEMSLEGFLQKAVEMDVDGVELTAYYFPSTDDAYLYTLKRQCYLLGLQVSAAAVGNRFTDPDPGERSAQVESVKNWVDVSVKLGAPCLRVFAGGTPEGHSEAEARQWTIDGLKECAEYAAPRGVLLALENHGGITSTADQVIDLITSVDSEWVGVNLDTGNFRQDPYGSLARVAPYAVTAHAKTEIPRGSDGKEEADFSKIVGMLKTQGYKGYLSIEYEAAEDAMTAVPRFAQMLNSLI
- a CDS encoding DUF362 domain-containing protein codes for the protein MATNQTRVGLARTGERRQNVFTALDLVRDDITSKLREQVMLKPNFLSSTNQLASTHVDAIRGAMDFLLTVPEPPQEIIIAEGANQAFSGEAFENFGYKSLLDEYTIPIRLVDLHQDEGWEDTPVVLADRSEVPVRMPKTVLDCPCTISVAVAKTHDVDVVTLALKNMIMGTLHLSDRIKMHGYHSHADRELPREAQTLNINLIRLSRHLCPDIAVIDGTLGLQGNGPGGTDSIPLGIAVASADVFAADAVTTKAMGFEPLEIGLFHYANEMGYGVADLEQIDVLGTPVDEVIKPFKPHETAHLQFQWQEADAARYLNIG